In one Nicotiana tomentosiformis chromosome 6, ASM39032v3, whole genome shotgun sequence genomic region, the following are encoded:
- the LOC104111346 gene encoding serine/threonine protein phosphatase 2A 57 kDa regulatory subunit B' kappa isoform, whose translation MWKHFLSKLPKKALKSESVDSARGNSGSHGPNASPNLGSGRPNSSALRRTSSVVFPASVIAGIEPLISFKDVPSSEKMNLFISKLSLCCVDFDFRDPTKNVAEKELKRATLFELLDFVSSNPPKFSEPAILAMCKTCAVNLFRVFPPNYRSSNSHASENEDDEPTFDPAWPHLQIVYDLLLKFVTSSSLEAKVAKKYINHHFILKLLDLFDSEDPRERDCLKAILHRIYGKFMVHRPFIRKSISNLFYRFVFETEKHNGIAELLEIFGSVITGFALPLKEEHKIFLSRALIPLHKPKSLGIYFQQLSYCVMQFIEKDPKLASTVIRGLLKYWPITNTQKEVMFLSELEEILEVINMAEFQRLMVPLFWRIGCCINSCHFQVAERALFLWNNDQIINLIAHNRHVILPIIFPAVENNAQNHWNHAVQNLSLNVRKMFSEMDDVFFMACHSHYKEEQEKINLEAEKRKEAWERLESAASLRPPIAGNIGVLVMPLATSITC comes from the exons ATGTGGAAGCATTTCCTGAGTAAGCTTCCTAAGAAAGCACTGAAATCTGAGTCAGTAGATTCAGCAAGAGGCAATTCGGGCTCTCACGGCCCGAATGCAAGCCCGAATTTGGGTTCTGGAAGGCCTAATAGTAGTGCTCTAAGGAGGACCTCCTCAGTTGTGTTCCCAGCAAGTGTGATTGCAGGGATTGAGCCTCTAATTTCCTTCAAAGATGTGCCCAGCTCTGAAAAAATGAATCTTTTTATCAGTAAGTTAAGCCTCTGTTGTGTAGACTTTGATTTCAGGGACCCAACTAAGAATGTAGCAGAAAAGGAACTTAAAAGAGCCACATTGTTtgagcttttggattttgtatCTTCTAATCCACCCAAATTTTCAGAACCTGCAATTCTTGCAATGTGTAAAACTTGTGCTGTTAATTTGTTTCGGGTTTTCCCTCCTAATTATCGGTCTAGCAATTCCCACGCCAGTGAAAACGAGGATGATGAGCCTACTTTTGACCCTGCCTGGCCTCACTTGCAAATTGTGTATGATCTATTGCTTAAGTTTGTAACATCTTCTTCTCTAGAAGCTAAGGTTGCAAAAAAGTATATAAATCATCACTTCATATTGAAACTGCTCGACTTGTTTGATTCTGAAGATCCAAGGGAAAGAGACTGTTTGAAAGCTATCTTGCATAGGATTTATGGCAAGTTCATGGTCCACAGGCCCTTTATAAGGAAGAGTATAAGCAATTTGTTCTATAGATTTGTATTTGAGACTGAGAAACATAATGGGATTGCTGAGCTGTTGGAGATATTCGGAAGTGTGATTACGGGGTTTGCTCTGCCATTGAAAGAGGAGCATAAGATCTTTTTGTCAAGGGCTTTGATTCCTTTGCACAAGCCAAAATCATTGGGTATTTACTTTCAACAGTTATCATATTGTGTTATGCAGTTTATAGAGAAGGATCCCAAGTTGGCTAGCACTGTGATCAGGGGCTTGTTGAAGTACTGGCCCATCACAAATACCCAAAAAGAGGTGATGTTCTTGAGTGAGTTGGAAGAAATTTTGGAAGTTATTAACATGGCTGAGTTCCAAAGATTGATGGTTCCTTTGTTCTGGCGGATTGGTTGCTGCATCAATAGTTGCCATTTTCAG GTAGCTGAAAGAGCTCTGTTCCTTTGGAATAATGACCAAATTATCAATCTGATTGCACATAACCGGCATGTGATTCTCCCTATTATATTCCCAGCTGTGGAAAACAATGCTCAGAACCACTGGAACCATGCTGTGCAGAACTTGAGTCTAAATGTAAGAAAGATGTTCTCCGAAATGGATGATGTGTTTTTCATGGCTTGCCATTCTCACTACAAGGAAGAACAGGAAAAAATAAACTTGGAAGCTGAAAAACGGAAGGAAGCATGGGAACGGCTAGAGAGTGCAGCAAGTCTACGTCCACCTATAGCTGGAAACATCGGTGTTCTAGTAATGCCTTTAGCAACTTCAATCACTTGCTAA